From Oryza sativa Japonica Group chromosome 4, ASM3414082v1, one genomic window encodes:
- the LOC9267097 gene encoding auxin-responsive protein SAUR71, with translation MRGLMRCASTGACRVAPGAVAARASAAAVGGGTTKVPAGHVPVEVGAEGEETERFVVPAELLGRPPIAELLRRAAQEYGYARRGPIRIPCPAAAFRRLLGALTGGSGEGGLALSYFSVVV, from the coding sequence ATGAGGGGGTTGATGCGGTGCGCGTCGACGGGGGCGTGCAGGGTGGCGCCgggcgccgtggcggcgagggcgtcggcggcggcggtgggaggaggGACGACGAAGGTGCCGGCGGGGCACGTGCCGGTGGAGGTGGGGGCAGAGGGGGAGGAGACGGAGCGGTTCGTGGTGCCGGCCGAGCTGCTGGGGCGCCCGCCCAtcgccgagctcctccgccgcgccgcgcaggAGTACGGCTACGCGCGCCGCGGCCCGATCCGCATCccctgccccgccgccgccttccgccgcctcctcggcgccctcaccggcggctccggcgagggGGGCCTCGCGCTCTCCTACTTCAGCGTGGTGGTCTGA